From Mytilus edulis chromosome 8, xbMytEdul2.2, whole genome shotgun sequence, one genomic window encodes:
- the LOC139486743 gene encoding large ribosomal subunit protein uL30m-like: protein MSNFTKVSALLRCLPRLNKSQIRHVKIQKQSVIDEDFSWATPIVERHMGREERVKKEQEVSKLHMVQRMKDLSGRPYWEKEICEKYGLDTKLYKKVVLKNTPSVNKDLKSVAHMIKITPITFPYGLPESEEDFEHCNLQDNGEFIVKKKLESTNEGSITIDKEPKSNIWEMDFLELKKHARNKLDNWDINSEFFTPEHVYEYNQDKKEHRYFGDKAMGGKRKDWY, encoded by the exons ATGTCAAACTtcacaaaa gtGTCAGCCCTACTTAGGTGTTTACCAAGATTAAATAAAAGTCAAATCAGACATGTAAAGATTCAGAAACAGTCCGTAATTGATGAAGACTTTTCATGGGCTACACCAATTGTAGAGAGGCATATGGGAAGAGAagaaagagtgaaaaaagagCAAGAAGTATCAAAGCTTCACATGGTACAGAGAATGAAAGATTTATCTGGGAGACCTTACTGGGAGAAAGAAATTTGTGAAAAATATGGACTAGATACAAAG ttgtaCAAGAAAGTAGTACTGAAGAATACACCAAGTGTAAACAAAGACTTAAAATCAGTGGCACATATGATCAAAATTACACCTATTACATTTCCGTATGGATTACCTGAATCAGAAGAAGATTTCGAACACTGTAATTTACAAGACAATGGGGAATTCATTGTGAAGAAAAAATTGGAATCTACGAATGAAGGTTCTATAACAATAGATAAAGAACCAAAATCCAATATCTGGGAGATGGATTTTCTTGAACTGAAAAAACATGCCAGGAATAAATTGGATAATTGGGATATTAATTCTGAATTTTTCACTCCGGAACATGTGTATGAATATAATCAAGATAAGAAAGAGCATAGATATTTTGGAGATAAAGCCATGGGTGGTAAAAGGAAGGATTGGTATTAA